In Triticum urartu cultivar G1812 chromosome 6, Tu2.1, whole genome shotgun sequence, the following proteins share a genomic window:
- the LOC125515994 gene encoding uncharacterized protein LOC125515994, producing the protein MSPPPPSSPALAPAATAPSAAHAGQPAASWFMPLPPPPPGLPAAGSARPASLPRPTGGSWADLVSPPSHGRGAGTATDSEFVPESPLGAGLRGSGSVAPSTRAAAGSARAASGSGFHCEVGDGNNCAAAGARSSPSPPTACSSMPATSAGREADVTGAWHLVKSRRGPCRPALPAQAFTSSPIPWWLKGRCCRCLAPGHRASACREPFRCSHCLQNGHRARGCKNKWRPLSSLPCLAFIPPPPLPRPAAAVVQDTVPVFGPGRGWPLLQPPPQLLLGDTNPVMSRLGDAANRPEEDFVVVPATPEMQAESVLLSTNAAVAWFEGAREDVPCHTVAAAFAATFGFRPADVSVVRHFPEQYLVKFMYQHNCADAVNRGDFLVGNSSLFVRAWRLEVHADNEDMMHHVRLCIEGIPVHAWNEYVAAFVIGRRCSLDYIEQRSLRREDTRDLSLWAWTSDPNAIPKVKWLTLPARGLRRRGRRGLRHRVLLHLDLLEDHSKARDDDDPPPPDLYEYTWFRRTVDGTVRRGDRRAGQPSDVKRPARRDDDDDRGGRRGRDGPRAQGGWRDRIRRSLSRGARDRQRQDGQERSRDRSSGKGGRRHGAEAVAALGDAAPAVPPLVLMGSGSASDEGADALELQPVRGRSPARQGSPRAARRRS; encoded by the coding sequence ATGAGCCCACCGCCCCCTTCCAGCCCCGCGCTGGCGCCGGCGGCCACGGCCCCCTCCGCCGCCCATGCCGGCCAACCTGCCGCCTCCTGGTTCATGCCCCTCCCGCCCCCTCCTCCCGGGCTGCCGGCCGCTGGCTCGGCGCGCCCCGCTTCTCTGCCGCGGCCAACAGGTGGATCGTGGGCGGATCTGGTGTCGCCGCCGTCCCATGGCCGCGGTGCTGGGACCGCGACGGACTCGGAGTTCGTCCCTGAGTCGCCCCTAGGTGCCGGTCTGCGGGGGTCTGGTTCGGTCGCTCCATCAACTCGAGCTGCGGCTGGATCGGCGCGAGCTGCGTCTGGATCGGGCTTTCACTGTGAGGTGGGTGACGGAAATAACTGCGCCGCGGCGGGAGCACGCTCCAGCCCATCTCCACCAACGGCCTGCTCTTCAATGCCGGCGACAAGCGCGGGGCGCGAGGCGGATGTGACCGGAGCCTGGCATCTCGTCAAATCGCGGCGAGGCCCGTGCCGCCCGGCTTTGCCTGCCCAGGCATTCACGTCGTCCCCCATCCCGTGGTGGCTTAAAGGGCGCTGCTGCCGCTGCCTTGCTCCTGGACACCGCGCCTCAGCTTGCCGTGAGCCATTTCGGTGCTCTCACTGCCTGCAAAATGGCCACCGGGCTCGCGGTTGCAAGAATAAGTGGCGTCCATTAAGCTCCCTGCCGTGCCTCGCCTTCATCCCTCCGCCGCCACTTCCCCGACCAGCTGCCGCTGTCGTTCAAGATACCGTTCCCGTCTTCGGCCCGGGACGGGGCTGGCCTCTCCTCCAACCCCCTCCGCAGCTGCTGCTAGGCGACACCAACCCCGTCATGTCAAGGCTGGGTGACGCGGCCAACCGGCCGGAGGAAGACTTCGTCGTGGTCCCTGCCACGCCGGAGATGCAGGCGGAGTCGGTGCTGCTCTCCACCAACGCTGCCGTGGCCTGGTTTGAAGGGGCCCGTGAGGATGTCCCTTGCCACACCGTGGCCGCTGCGTTCGCCGCCACCTTCGGCTTCCGGCCGGCGGACGTGAGTGTTGTGCGGCACTTCCCCGAGCAGTACCTCGTCAAGTTCATGTACCAGCACAATTGCGCGGACGCCGTCAACCGTGGCGACTTCCTCGTCGGCAACTCCTCTCTCTTCGTCCGCGCCTGGAGGCTCGAGGTGCACGCTGACAATGAAGACATGATGCACCACGTCCGTTTGTGCATCGAGGGGATCCCGGTCCATGCCTGGAATGAGTACGTCGCTGCGTTCGTCATCGGCCGTCGGTGCTCCCTCGACTACATCGAGCAGCGGTCTCTGCGCCGGGAGGACACACGCGACCTATCGCTCTGGGCGTGGACGTCCGACCCCAACGCCATTCCTAAGGTGAAGTGGCTCACGCTGCCCGCCCGCGGCCTCCGACGCCGCGGCCGGCGCGGCCTGAGACACCGTGTGCTGCTGCACCTGGACCTGCTCGAGGACCACTCCAAGGCGCGGGACGACGACGACCCACCACCTCCTGACCTCTACGAGTACACCTGGTTCCGCCGTACAGTGGACGGCACGGTGCGGCGGGGAGACAGGCGTGCTGGTCAGCCCAGCGACGTCAAGCGCCCGGCGCGgcgcgacgacgacgacgaccgCGGCGGCCGCCGCGGGCGTGATGGCCCGCGCGCACAGGGCGGTTGGCGCGACCGCATCCGTCGCTCCCTGTCCAGGGGCGCCCGTGACCGTCAGCGGCAAGATGGCCAGGAGAGGTCTCGCGATCGCTCGAGCGGCAAGGGCGGGAGGCGCCATGGCGCTGAAGCTGTGGCCGCCCTGGGTGACGCTGCGCCGGCCGTGCCACCCTTGGTCCTGATGGGCTCTGGCTCCGCTAGTGACGAAGGGGCAGACGCCTTGGAGCTACAGCCGGTGCGTGGCCGCAGCCCGGCACGCCAAGGCTCACCGCGGGCTGCACGCAGACGCTCCTAG